One genomic window of Diospyros lotus cultivar Yz01 chromosome 8, ASM1463336v1, whole genome shotgun sequence includes the following:
- the LOC127808647 gene encoding putative E3 ubiquitin-protein ligase XBAT31: MAEISFEDLIEVGANILMFDSSHGRTCLHYAAYYGHFDCLQAILSASCSSRIVASWGYAQFVNIIDDKGATPLHLAARQRRSECIHILLDNGGLVCASIGCYGFPGSTLLHLAARGGSLDCICELLAWGANRLQRLCLYNSNILLMSINGSVSGHEKCAPRKTKAASAFAQMHYWASTPLAGGDSIAGRPAAFHLSRRRTLSSAKGDLPGNSSAQYFNIIHHHSNITRVIA, from the exons cTTATTGAAGTTGGGGCAAAT attttgatgtttgattcaAGCCATGGGAGGACCTGTTTGCACTATGCTGCTTATTATGGCCATTTTGATTGCCTACAGGCCATTCTCTCTGCTTCTTGTTCTTCTCGTATTGTAGCCTCTTG GGGTTATGCCCAGTTTGTAAATATTATAGATGATAAAGGAGCAACACCTTTGCACTTGGCGGCCCGACAAAGACGATCGGAATGCATCCATATTCTCTTAGACAATGGAG GTCTGGTCTGTGCTTCAATTGGTTGTTATGG CTTCCCGGGAAGCACTCTTCTCCATTTGGCCGCTAGAGGGGGTTCTCTTGATTGCATCTGTGAATTGTTGGCTTGGGGCGCCAACCGACTTCAAAGATTGTGTTTGtataattctaatattttattg ATGTCTATAAATGGGAGTGTTTCAGGCCATGAAAAGTGTGCGCCGAGGAAGACGAAAGCAGCAAGTGCATTTGCACAGATGCATTACTGGGCATCGACTCCTTTGGCAGGCGGTGACTCAATCGCCGGCCGGCCGGCTGCTTTTCATTTGAGCAGAAGAAGAACGCTAAGCTCTGCCAAAGGAGATTTGCCCGGCAATTCATCTGCGcaatatttcaatattattcATCACCATTCTAACATCACCAGAGTTATAGCCTAG